The sequence below is a genomic window from Cryobacterium arcticum.
TGACGGAGCTTTTGGGCTGATCAGAACCGTAGTCGGCTCAAGGGTGCCGGCGGCAGCACGCCAGCTGAGAACGGCACTCATTCCCAACTAGCGGCGGGGCTCGCTTTCGCCCCGGCAGGCTCGTACCGTGGAGGCATGGGCCACGATCACGCATCCTCGTCAACGCGCAATCGGTCGCGTCTGTCGATCGTGATCGGCATCGTCGCGGTGGTTCTCGTCGCCGAGGTCATCGGCGCGTGGATCACCGGCTCCCTGGCCCTGCTGGCCGATGCCGGGCACATGTTCTCCGACCTCGCCGGCCTCATCATCGCGCTCACGGCCACGGTCGTCGCGGCCCGCCCGGCGACCGACCGGCAGACGTTCGGCTACCAGCGCGCCGAGGTGTTCGGGGCCATGCTGAACGGTCTCATCCTGCTCGTGGTGGCGGGGTTCGTGGTCTTCGGCGCGGTGAACCGGCTGGTGCAAGCAGACCCGCCCGAGGTGTTGGCGATGCCGATGCTCGTCGTCGCCGTGATCGGCCTGCTCGCCAATGTGGTGGGCATCCTGCTGCTGCGCCCGGCGGCCGCCGGCTCCATCAACATGCGCGGCGCCTATCTCGAGGTGCTGGGGGATGCGTTGGGCTCGGTGGCCGTGATCGTCGCGGCCGTGCTCATTCTCACCACGGGATTCGCGCAGGCCGACTCCATCGCCTCGCTCGTGATCGCCGCGATGATCGTGCCGCGGGCCATCGGCCTGCTACGCGACGTGGTGCGTGTGTTCAGCGAGTCGACGCCCGCCGACACGGACGTGCAGGAGATCCGGCAGCACCTGCAGGACACCCCGGGGGTCGTAGCCGTGCACGACGTGCACGTCTGGGCCATCACGTCGGGCTCGCACGTCTTCAGCGCTCACGTGGTCGTCGAGCCGGAGTTGCTGGCCTCAGGCCGGGCGGGAGAGCTGCTGAGTGAGCTGTCTGAATGCCTGTCGCATCATTTCGACGTGGAGCACTCCACGTTCCAACTCGAACCGGCCGACCATGCGGCGGATGCCGGTCACACGCTGCACTCGCACCGCTGACCCGCGCGTCGGGCCTTACGCCTCGTGCTTGCCGTCCTTGTTGGTGTCAAAGGTCTCGGGGTCGAGCACGAGCTTCTTGCCGTCGACGACCCCGGCGCGGGCCTCGCGGCGGGCCTTCACCATCGACTGCACGTAGTGGTAGATGGTGGGCAGCAGGGTGAGCACCACGGCGCCGAGCAGGATCAGGTCGATGTAGGCGCGTACGAAGTCCGCCAGCGGCGGGATGTACCCCAGGAAGTAGCCGAAGAAGGTGAGCCCGGCGCCCCAGATCATGGCGCCGATGAAGTTGTACAGGCTGTACTTGCGGTAGTCCATGTGCCCGACGCCGGCGGCGACCGGGGCGAAGGTGCGCACGATCGGCACGAAGCGGGCGGCGATCACGGCGAAGCCGCCGAAGCGCACGAAGAAGGCGTTGGTGCGTTGCACGTTCTTGACGCTGAAAAGCCCGGATTCCTTGCGTTCGAACACTCGCGGGCCGAGGCGGTGGCCGATCAGATAGCCCACCTCGCCGCCGAGGAAGGCGGCGGCCCCGATGGCCAGGGCGACCCACCAGATATCGATCTTGATGATGTCGAAGAAGACGAACAGGCCGGTGATCACCAGCAGGGTGTCGCCGGGCAGCAGGAATCCGATCAGGA
It includes:
- a CDS encoding cation diffusion facilitator family transporter yields the protein MGHDHASSSTRNRSRLSIVIGIVAVVLVAEVIGAWITGSLALLADAGHMFSDLAGLIIALTATVVAARPATDRQTFGYQRAEVFGAMLNGLILLVVAGFVVFGAVNRLVQADPPEVLAMPMLVVAVIGLLANVVGILLLRPAAAGSINMRGAYLEVLGDALGSVAVIVAAVLILTTGFAQADSIASLVIAAMIVPRAIGLLRDVVRVFSESTPADTDVQEIRQHLQDTPGVVAVHDVHVWAITSGSHVFSAHVVVEPELLASGRAGELLSELSECLSHHFDVEHSTFQLEPADHAADAGHTLHSHR
- a CDS encoding DedA family protein — its product is MINTALIPWLDPEILINGFGPWALLGVCAIVFAETGLLIGFLLPGDTLLVITGLFVFFDIIKIDIWWVALAIGAAAFLGGEVGYLIGHRLGPRVFERKESGLFSVKNVQRTNAFFVRFGGFAVIAARFVPIVRTFAPVAAGVGHMDYRKYSLYNFIGAMIWGAGLTFFGYFLGYIPPLADFVRAYIDLILLGAVVLTLLPTIYHYVQSMVKARREARAGVVDGKKLVLDPETFDTNKDGKHEA